Part of the Flavobacterium sp. KS-LB2 genome is shown below.
AAAACTAACTACAATAACTGCGGGGTTTCCGTTTCCATCTGGGCTAAAAAATATGAAATACTTAATCACTATCATCGGACCTACAGCTATTGGAAAAACTGCCTTGAGCATTGTCTTGGCTAATTACTTCAAATGTGATATTATTTCCTGCGATAGTCGCCAATTTTTCAAAGAAATGACTATCGGAACGGCAGTACCTAGCTCTTCAGAATTAGCTGCGGCCAACCACCATTTCATCCAAAACAAATCCATATTCGAGAATTATACAGTTGGTGATTTCGAGAAAGAAGCGATTAAGAAACTGGAAGAATTATTTTTGACTAATGATTACGCCATTTTAGTAGGCGGATCCGGATTGTATGTAGACGCAATTTTAAAGGGATTTGATGAATTTCCAGACATAAACTGCGCCATACGTGAGGAAGTCATGGCTAATTATGAAAAATTAGGCATTGGATATTTGCAACAAAAACTCGAAGTTTTAGATCCTGATTATTATAAAACACTATCTATCGAAAATCCACAAACGCTGCAAAATCCACAACGCATGATGCGATTTGTAGAAGTTTGCATAGGAGCTGGAAAACCATATTCTTCGTTTTTAAACCAGAAAAAAAATAACAGAGACTTCACTGCTATTTTAGTAGGTCTAGAAGCCGACAGAAAAATCATTTATAACCGCATCAATCAGCGCGTTGATATTATGATGAATGAAGGACTTCTAGCGGAGGCAAAAACGTTATTTCCAAACAAAGAGCTGAATGCATTACAAACCGTAGGTTACAGAGAGTTATTCAATTATTTTGACCGAGAGATTACATTAGATTTCGCCATCGAAGAAATAAAGAAAAACACAAGACGATTTTCTAAACGCCAACTCACTTGGTTCAAAAGAAATGAAAACACCAAATGGTTTGATTTTGAAACTCCGTATGAAACAATTGTGAATTACATCAATTCAAAAAAAGTAAATCAATAAGTTT
Proteins encoded:
- the miaA gene encoding tRNA (adenosine(37)-N6)-dimethylallyltransferase MiaA; this translates as MKYLITIIGPTAIGKTALSIVLANYFKCDIISCDSRQFFKEMTIGTAVPSSSELAAANHHFIQNKSIFENYTVGDFEKEAIKKLEELFLTNDYAILVGGSGLYVDAILKGFDEFPDINCAIREEVMANYEKLGIGYLQQKLEVLDPDYYKTLSIENPQTLQNPQRMMRFVEVCIGAGKPYSSFLNQKKNNRDFTAILVGLEADRKIIYNRINQRVDIMMNEGLLAEAKTLFPNKELNALQTVGYRELFNYFDREITLDFAIEEIKKNTRRFSKRQLTWFKRNENTKWFDFETPYETIVNYINSKKVNQ